A section of the Leptotrichia buccalis C-1013-b genome encodes:
- a CDS encoding ABC transporter permease/substrate-binding protein — protein MNNHFFQVFYERKEEFFKAVLEHIQISFYALVIALIIAIPLGIYLTYKKKIAEIIIGLTAVMQTVPSLALLGLLIPIMGIGRKPAITALVIYALLPLLRNTYTGINGVDPMYMVASRAMGMNKIQQLFKVQLPLAMPVIMAGIRTATVLIIGTATLASLIGAGGLGKLILLGLDRNNMDLILLGAIPSALLAVLFDFVLKKLENKNWKIILISFIALFMVFFAGNLVMNKQSKRDKIVISGKLGTEPEILINMYKLLIEDEMNVDVELKSGFGTTSFNFNALKSGEVDIYPEFTGTVVFTFLNETPSSNIKEQVYEQARNGILKKYNMVLLKPMAYNNTYAVGVSKKFASENNLTKISDLARVKDKAKVGFTREFVDREDGYKGMKKLYNFEFPDVKEFEPKLRYVAVQSGDINVIDAYSTDSELEQYKMTVLEDDKNLFPPYQGAPLMKRETLKKYPKLEQILNKLHNKVTDDEMRKMNFEVGVNGKKAYDVAKEYLIKNGMIKK, from the coding sequence ATGAATAATCACTTTTTTCAGGTATTTTATGAGCGTAAAGAGGAGTTTTTCAAGGCTGTTCTTGAGCATATTCAGATTTCATTTTATGCACTTGTAATTGCCTTGATTATCGCAATTCCGCTTGGAATTTATTTGACATATAAAAAGAAAATAGCAGAAATAATTATCGGACTAACAGCAGTAATGCAAACAGTTCCATCACTTGCCTTGCTAGGACTTCTTATTCCAATAATGGGAATTGGCAGAAAACCTGCAATTACAGCACTTGTAATTTATGCCTTGCTTCCACTTTTACGAAATACATATACGGGAATAAATGGCGTTGATCCAATGTATATGGTGGCTTCAAGGGCTATGGGCATGAATAAGATCCAACAGCTTTTTAAGGTTCAGTTGCCACTTGCGATGCCTGTAATTATGGCTGGAATCCGTACAGCGACAGTTCTTATCATTGGAACAGCGACACTTGCTTCGTTAATTGGTGCAGGTGGGCTTGGGAAATTGATTTTGCTTGGGCTTGACAGAAATAATATGGACTTGATTTTACTTGGGGCGATTCCATCGGCGTTATTAGCAGTTCTGTTTGATTTTGTATTAAAGAAACTGGAAAATAAAAACTGGAAAATAATTTTAATTTCATTCATTGCTCTATTTATGGTATTTTTTGCTGGAAATTTAGTTATGAATAAGCAAAGCAAAAGAGATAAAATTGTAATTTCGGGAAAATTGGGAACAGAGCCGGAAATATTGATAAATATGTATAAACTTCTGATTGAAGATGAAATGAATGTGGATGTGGAACTAAAATCAGGCTTTGGAACTACATCATTTAACTTTAATGCTTTAAAATCAGGAGAAGTTGATATTTATCCTGAATTTACAGGAACTGTAGTATTCACATTCCTTAACGAAACGCCAAGCAGCAATATAAAAGAGCAAGTTTATGAGCAGGCTAGAAATGGAATTTTGAAAAAATATAACATGGTTCTGTTAAAACCAATGGCATACAATAACACTTATGCAGTTGGAGTTTCGAAAAAATTTGCAAGCGAAAATAATCTTACCAAAATATCGGATTTGGCACGAGTGAAGGACAAGGCAAAAGTTGGATTTACACGGGAATTTGTTGACAGGGAAGATGGTTATAAAGGAATGAAGAAACTTTATAATTTTGAATTTCCTGATGTTAAGGAATTTGAACCAAAATTAAGGTATGTGGCTGTGCAAAGCGGAGATATAAATGTAATTGATGCTTATTCTACGGATAGTGAGCTGGAACAGTATAAAATGACGGTTCTTGAAGATGACAAGAATTTATTTCCGCCTTATCAGGGAGCTCCTTTAATGAAAAGAGAAACTTTGAAAAAATATCCGAAATTAGAGCAAATCTTGAATAAATTACACAATAAAGTCACAGATGATGAAATGCGTAAAATGAACTTTGAAGTGGGAGTTAATGGGAAAAAGGCTTATGATGTGGCAAAGGAATATTTGATTAAAAATGGAATGATAAAAAAATAA
- a CDS encoding NAD(P)H-dependent oxidoreductase, with protein MKKTLVVMAHPDMKNSRANKAFKKEAEKLSNVELYNVYEKYPDGKIDVEKELKLLSETGTLILQFPLYWFNCPSLLKEWIDTVFMAAHYGENKVLKGKKIGIAVTTGGIASRYDGTNGLTIKEVLKPFVLSIAHVEGIELPIYSLFGVMPDLSDEKIAESAKKYAEYIENNL; from the coding sequence ATGAAAAAAACATTAGTAGTTATGGCACATCCTGATATGAAAAATTCAAGAGCAAATAAAGCTTTTAAAAAAGAAGCTGAAAAATTATCAAATGTAGAGCTTTATAATGTTTATGAAAAATATCCCGATGGAAAAATTGACGTTGAAAAAGAATTAAAATTATTATCTGAAACAGGGACTTTAATATTGCAGTTTCCTTTATACTGGTTTAATTGTCCATCTTTACTTAAAGAATGGATAGATACAGTATTTATGGCAGCTCATTATGGGGAAAATAAAGTGCTTAAAGGTAAAAAAATAGGTATTGCAGTCACAACTGGAGGAATTGCATCAAGATATGATGGAACAAATGGATTGACAATAAAAGAGGTGTTAAAACCTTTTGTATTAAGCATAGCTCATGTTGAAGGAATTGAATTGCCGATTTATTCATTATTTGGAGTAATGCCTGATTTAAGTGATGAAAAAATTGCTGAAAGTGCAAAAAAATATGCAGAATATATAGAAAATAATTTATAA
- a CDS encoding ABC transporter ATP-binding protein, translating to MNKIIEFQNVNKVYPNGNEAVKDINFSINEGEFIVFIGTSGSGKTTALKMINRLEDATSGKIEIKGKNIFEYNIHKMRWNMGYVLQQVALFPHLTVEENISIVPELKGWKKEEIKARTEELLEMIGLESEKYLKRMPSELSGGEAQRIGIARALAGNPEIILMDEPFSALDPITRKSLQKDIKELQQKINKTIVFVTHDIEEAFYLGDRIFIIKDGEILQSGTKSELINNPKDEFVREFISLEQNKNAENEIDKKIIEKLKANGEYEKLVMEIENYRSKD from the coding sequence ATGAACAAAATTATAGAATTTCAGAACGTGAATAAAGTATATCCGAATGGAAATGAAGCTGTAAAAGATATAAATTTTTCGATAAATGAAGGAGAATTTATTGTGTTTATCGGAACTTCGGGAAGCGGAAAAACTACAGCTTTGAAAATGATAAATAGGCTGGAGGATGCGACTTCTGGAAAAATAGAAATAAAAGGGAAAAATATTTTTGAATATAATATTCATAAAATGCGTTGGAATATGGGTTATGTCTTACAGCAAGTGGCTTTATTTCCACATTTGACAGTAGAAGAAAATATAAGTATTGTGCCTGAACTGAAAGGGTGGAAGAAAGAGGAGATTAAGGCAAGGACAGAGGAACTTCTGGAAATGATTGGGCTGGAAAGTGAAAAATATCTGAAGAGAATGCCGTCTGAACTGTCTGGCGGGGAAGCACAGAGAATCGGAATTGCAAGAGCATTAGCAGGGAATCCTGAAATTATACTTATGGATGAGCCTTTTAGTGCCTTAGATCCGATTACAAGGAAAAGTTTACAAAAAGACATAAAGGAATTGCAGCAGAAAATTAATAAAACAATTGTTTTTGTAACACATGATATTGAAGAAGCCTTTTATCTGGGAGACAGAATTTTTATAATTAAGGATGGGGAAATTCTTCAATCTGGGACGAAATCCGAATTAATTAATAATCCGAAAGATGAATTTGTAAGGGAATTTATCAGTTTGGAGCAAAATAAGAATGCTGAAAATGAAATTGATAAAAAAATTATTGAGAAATTAAAGGCAAATGGGGAATATGAGAAACTGGTTATGGAAATAGAAAATTATAGAAGTAAAGATTAA
- a CDS encoding MarR family winged helix-turn-helix transcriptional regulator, translating into MNKKVNLGIYISKIKQTHDRILNYILSKREITVFNGERGKILHILWEKDNITCKKLSEKAGLAINTLTPMLDRIEKAGLIERAPHPDDRRKVLIRLTEYAQGFKKEYEEISETMTNYVYEGFSQEEIEMCEGFLERISQNLEKVEKERSKK; encoded by the coding sequence ATGAATAAAAAAGTAAATTTAGGAATATATATAAGCAAAATTAAGCAGACGCACGATAGAATCTTAAATTATATTCTTTCAAAAAGAGAAATTACCGTTTTTAATGGTGAACGTGGGAAAATCTTGCATATACTCTGGGAGAAGGATAATATAACGTGCAAAAAATTGTCGGAAAAAGCGGGGCTTGCGATAAATACACTTACACCGATGCTGGATAGGATTGAAAAGGCTGGACTGATAGAAAGAGCACCACATCCTGATGACAGACGGAAAGTGCTGATAAGACTTACAGAGTATGCACAGGGCTTTAAAAAAGAATATGAGGAAATTTCTGAAACTATGACAAATTATGTTTATGAAGGTTTCTCTCAAGAGGAAATTGAGATGTGTGAAGGTTTTTTGGAAAGAATTTCGCAAAATTTAGAGAAGGTTGAAAAGGAAAGAAGCAAGAAATAA
- a CDS encoding zinc-binding alcohol dehydrogenase family protein → MLNKKNTMKAVVLEKPCTADELKIQNIEIPKVKDGWVLIKIKAFGINRAEIFTRDGFSPSVKLPRVIGIECAGIIEDASDSHFQKGDRVFTMMNGLGREFNGSYAEYTLVPSSQVYPITLSETDWTKLAAYPELYYTAYGSLFKSLKLKNTDTLLIRGGTSSVALASIQLAKSFGNTVIATSRSKTKAEFLKEIGADFVLIQDETFDRQLRKYFPDGIDKVLDLIGTPTLKNSLKSVKQGGIVCMTGCLGGWVIENFEPLDEIPSESYLTSFNSTNVNKNTIKDMFEFIEKYNIKPRISKIFTLDEISLAHKYLESNSANGKVIINVL, encoded by the coding sequence ATGTTAAATAAAAAAAATACTATGAAAGCTGTTGTTCTTGAAAAACCTTGTACTGCTGATGAATTAAAAATTCAAAATATTGAAATTCCGAAAGTAAAAGATGGCTGGGTGCTTATAAAAATCAAGGCTTTTGGAATAAATCGAGCCGAAATATTTACTAGAGATGGATTTTCTCCTTCTGTGAAATTGCCACGTGTGATTGGAATTGAATGTGCTGGCATTATTGAAGATGCTTCTGATAGCCATTTTCAGAAAGGAGATAGAGTTTTCACAATGATGAATGGCTTGGGACGTGAATTTAACGGAAGTTACGCAGAATACACGCTTGTACCATCTTCTCAAGTTTATCCGATAACTCTTTCAGAAACAGACTGGACAAAACTCGCGGCATATCCTGAACTGTATTATACCGCTTATGGTTCTTTATTCAAAAGCTTAAAATTGAAAAATACCGACACTTTATTAATTCGTGGTGGAACAAGTTCAGTCGCCCTTGCTTCAATTCAGCTTGCCAAAAGTTTTGGAAATACCGTAATTGCAACTTCAAGAAGTAAAACTAAAGCTGAGTTTTTAAAAGAAATTGGAGCAGACTTTGTCTTAATTCAAGATGAAACTTTTGACAGACAATTACGAAAATATTTTCCAGATGGAATTGACAAAGTTCTCGATTTAATCGGTACTCCTACTTTGAAAAATTCTTTAAAATCTGTGAAACAAGGTGGAATAGTCTGCATGACAGGCTGTCTTGGAGGATGGGTAATTGAAAATTTTGAGCCGCTTGACGAAATTCCTTCAGAATCTTACTTAACTTCATTTAACAGCACAAATGTCAATAAAAATACAATAAAAGATATGTTTGAATTTATTGAAAAATATAATATTAAACCACGAATTTCAAAAATATTTACATTAGATGAAATTTCTTTGGCACATAAATATTTGGAGTCAAATAGTGCCAATGGAAAAGTTATTATAAATGTTTTATAA
- the metH gene encoding methionine synthase, whose protein sequence is MQKNLYKNSYNLLQNDLKNKILLLDGAMGTMIQQENLTADDFGGEKYEGCNDYLVLQRPDVIKNIHKKYLEAGSDIIETNSFGALDIVLKDYDLEDTVFEMNKKAAELVNEAIAEYRSEHPEVTRNLYVAGALGPSNKSISVTGGVTFEELIHTYYTAVSGLMAGGVDLILFETIQDTRNLKAAYLGLKKAMEENYTVPLMLSFTIESTGTTLAGQTADAFYYAVNHMNPFSVGLNCATGPEFMTQFLKTLNNISNTYISVYPNAGLPNEDGEYEETPDTLSAKIEPFFQNNYLNIVGGCCGTTPEHIQKIKEKSINYSPRVIDENKDFNDVSGLITLETPKDRPIYVGERTNVIGSRIFKNLIASEKFDEATEVARLQIKGRADVIDICLANPDRDEIADMKAFLDKVAKFAKVPLMIDSTDINVVKEGLTYLQGKGIINSINLEDGEKKFTDMAKVIKDFGASVVVGLIDEEGMAVSVERKLEIARRSYELLTKKYGIDERDIIFDTLVFPVATGDQKYIGSATATIEAIRQIKDEMPNVKTILGVSNISFGLPIAGREVLNTYYMQKAYEAGLDYAIVNTEKVIPMSEISDEEKELSENILFHTDDENVSKFANFYREKKAIQKVVDTSNMTMEERVANLVVEGSKKDLKICLDELLKKYSPIEIINGPLMDGMDEVGRLFNNNDLIVAEVLQSAEVMKASVSHLEQFMEKDESSVKGTVIMATVKGDVHDIGKNLVGIIIGNNGYKVIDLGINTPAEKIREAIIEHKADFLGLSGLLVKSATEMVNTMEVLHEAGIDIPIFVGGAALTEKFTVNKIEPAYKNNIVIYSRDAMTALADLNKMIDEIKFREFKEYLQKRRELVTIKDAKKLEQLKVKPTVSDIKDADGTFDFSKVELPKYDFEKIYKPQTLNKQIITNIKAKDVFPFINLQMLIGKHLGMKWIVNNLIEKQDPRTIKLYNEILDIIENGDEYFDIKAIYKFFPVRRKAGEKKEDFKIEVLSDDLSTVLETFDFPRQKYGQYLSLNDYVNPDGIDYIGFFVATAGEKSRLVSNELKEKGEFYRGHIVNSVGLELAEAASEYIHKMMRQDVGIIDKDISLNEILNAQYQGNRYSFGYPACPDLSDQRKLFNLLKPERYGISLTEEFMMYPEATVSAIVFSQPFCKYFNM, encoded by the coding sequence ATGCAAAAAAATCTATACAAAAATTCTTACAATTTATTACAAAATGATTTGAAAAATAAAATATTATTGCTGGACGGAGCGATGGGAACGATGATTCAGCAGGAAAATCTGACTGCTGATGATTTTGGCGGAGAAAAATATGAAGGGTGTAACGATTATCTTGTGTTACAAAGACCTGATGTTATTAAAAATATTCATAAAAAATATTTGGAAGCTGGAAGTGATATTATTGAAACTAACAGTTTCGGGGCTTTGGATATTGTCTTGAAGGATTATGACTTAGAAGACACAGTTTTTGAAATGAATAAAAAGGCGGCGGAACTTGTAAATGAAGCTATTGCTGAATATAGAAGCGAACATCCTGAAGTTACACGAAATCTTTATGTTGCAGGAGCATTGGGACCTTCCAACAAGTCTATCAGCGTTACTGGAGGAGTAACTTTTGAAGAGCTTATTCATACTTACTATACCGCTGTTTCAGGGCTTATGGCTGGTGGAGTTGACTTAATTCTGTTTGAAACTATTCAAGATACGAGAAACTTGAAAGCGGCTTATTTAGGGCTTAAAAAGGCTATGGAAGAAAATTATACTGTGCCATTAATGCTGTCATTTACGATTGAAAGTACAGGAACTACACTTGCAGGACAGACTGCGGATGCCTTTTATTACGCTGTAAACCACATGAATCCATTTTCTGTGGGACTGAACTGTGCGACTGGACCTGAATTCATGACACAGTTTTTAAAAACATTAAATAATATTTCAAATACGTATATTTCGGTTTATCCAAATGCGGGGCTTCCTAACGAAGACGGAGAATACGAGGAAACTCCAGACACATTATCAGCAAAAATTGAGCCGTTTTTCCAAAATAATTATTTAAATATTGTTGGTGGATGTTGTGGAACTACGCCTGAACATATTCAGAAAATTAAGGAAAAAAGTATAAACTATTCTCCAAGAGTTATTGATGAAAACAAAGATTTTAACGATGTATCAGGGCTAATTACTCTAGAAACGCCAAAAGATCGACCAATTTACGTGGGGGAACGTACAAACGTAATAGGTTCACGTATTTTTAAAAACTTAATTGCCAGCGAGAAATTTGACGAGGCAACAGAAGTTGCCAGACTTCAGATTAAGGGGCGTGCGGACGTAATTGATATTTGTCTTGCAAATCCTGATAGAGATGAGATTGCAGATATGAAGGCATTTTTAGATAAAGTAGCGAAATTTGCGAAAGTTCCGCTTATGATTGACTCAACTGATATAAATGTCGTTAAGGAAGGGCTTACTTATTTACAAGGAAAAGGAATTATAAATTCGATTAACCTTGAAGATGGGGAAAAGAAATTTACTGATATGGCAAAAGTTATTAAGGATTTTGGGGCTTCTGTCGTTGTAGGGCTGATTGATGAGGAAGGAATGGCTGTTTCTGTAGAAAGAAAACTGGAAATTGCCAGAAGAAGTTATGAACTTCTTACAAAAAAATATGGAATTGACGAAAGAGATATTATTTTTGACACGTTAGTTTTCCCAGTTGCCACAGGAGATCAGAAATACATCGGTTCTGCCACAGCAACAATTGAGGCAATCAGGCAAATTAAAGATGAAATGCCGAATGTAAAGACAATTTTAGGAGTAAGTAACATTTCATTTGGACTGCCAATCGCAGGAAGGGAAGTTTTGAATACTTACTATATGCAAAAAGCCTACGAAGCTGGACTTGACTATGCGATTGTAAATACTGAAAAAGTTATTCCAATGAGTGAAATTTCAGATGAAGAAAAGGAATTATCAGAAAATATTTTATTTCACACAGATGACGAAAATGTATCAAAATTCGCAAACTTTTACCGTGAGAAAAAAGCTATTCAAAAGGTTGTCGATACAAGCAATATGACTATGGAAGAAAGAGTCGCAAATCTTGTTGTTGAAGGAAGTAAAAAGGACTTGAAAATCTGCTTGGATGAATTATTAAAAAAATATTCTCCGATTGAGATTATTAACGGTCCTCTTATGGACGGGATGGATGAAGTTGGAAGATTATTTAACAATAACGATTTAATCGTTGCCGAAGTTTTGCAAAGTGCGGAAGTTATGAAAGCCTCTGTTTCACATCTGGAACAATTTATGGAAAAGGACGAATCTTCTGTAAAAGGTACTGTAATTATGGCCACTGTTAAAGGGGATGTTCACGATATCGGAAAAAATCTGGTTGGAATAATTATTGGAAATAACGGTTACAAAGTAATCGACTTAGGAATAAACACGCCTGCCGAAAAAATCCGTGAAGCAATCATTGAGCATAAAGCCGACTTTCTAGGACTTTCTGGACTTCTTGTAAAATCTGCCACAGAAATGGTAAATACTATGGAAGTTCTTCACGAAGCTGGCATTGATATTCCAATATTTGTGGGAGGTGCGGCACTTACAGAAAAATTTACTGTAAATAAAATCGAACCTGCCTACAAGAATAACATTGTAATTTACTCAAGAGATGCAATGACGGCACTTGCCGACTTGAACAAAATGATCGATGAAATAAAATTTAGAGAATTTAAGGAATATTTGCAAAAACGTAGAGAATTAGTGACAATTAAAGATGCGAAAAAACTTGAACAGTTGAAGGTTAAACCAACAGTAAGCGATATTAAAGATGCTGATGGAACATTTGATTTTTCAAAGGTTGAGCTGCCAAAATACGACTTTGAAAAAATTTACAAGCCACAAACGTTAAATAAACAAATTATAACAAATATAAAAGCAAAAGATGTATTCCCATTCATAAATTTACAAATGCTAATTGGAAAACACCTTGGAATGAAATGGATTGTAAATAATTTAATTGAAAAGCAGGATCCTAGAACAATAAAATTATACAATGAAATTTTGGATATTATCGAAAATGGCGATGAATATTTTGATATAAAAGCCATCTACAAATTTTTCCCTGTACGTCGAAAAGCTGGAGAAAAAAAGGAAGATTTCAAAATTGAAGTTTTATCAGACGACTTGTCAACTGTTTTAGAAACATTTGATTTCCCAAGACAAAAATACGGACAGTATTTATCATTAAATGATTATGTAAACCCAGATGGAATCGACTACATCGGATTTTTTGTCGCAACTGCAGGAGAAAAATCAAGACTTGTTTCAAATGAACTTAAAGAAAAAGGTGAATTTTACAGAGGGCATATTGTAAACTCTGTAGGACTTGAACTTGCTGAAGCAGCATCTGAATATATTCACAAGATGATGCGTCAGGATGTAGGAATTATTGACAAGGACATCTCCTTAAACGAAATTTTAAATGCTCAGTATCAAGGAAACCGTTACTCTTTCGGCTACCCAGCCTGCCCAGACCTGAGCGACCAAAGAAAATTATTCAATTTGTTGAAACCAGAAAGATACGGAATTTCACTAACAGAAGAGTTTATGATGTACCCAGAAGCTACGGTAAGTGCAATTGTATTCTCACAGCCGTTCTGTAAATATTTTAATATGTAG
- a CDS encoding DUF1003 domain-containing protein has protein sequence MKSRAEEKNNRLRMESVNGKKEETLKKMLKDVDDDKKREEIIHMLLEQKVSKIVKEEEKDKKNFSNKLSDFIGSKKIIYSMGIFILIWGIINIFFLVAKKFNPYSFVVLNVILSFFMFIFCALIIFNQNKMKKLDEKKSENDYKVNLKNEIIIEDLHYKLDDLIEKQNEMAKRVLELETKKKGSTVKEKRKYKFIDISENDRKGT, from the coding sequence TTGAAAAGTAGGGCTGAAGAAAAAAATAATAGATTAAGGATGGAAAGTGTAAATGGAAAAAAAGAAGAAACATTGAAAAAAATGCTGAAGGATGTGGATGATGATAAAAAAAGGGAAGAAATCATTCATATGCTTTTGGAACAGAAAGTTTCAAAAATTGTAAAGGAAGAGGAAAAAGATAAAAAAAATTTTTCAAATAAACTTTCTGATTTTATAGGAAGTAAAAAAATTATTTATTCAATGGGCATATTTATTTTAATATGGGGCATAATAAATATATTTTTTCTTGTAGCTAAAAAATTCAATCCATATTCATTTGTAGTGTTAAATGTCATTTTGTCATTCTTTATGTTTATTTTTTGCGCATTGATAATTTTTAATCAGAACAAAATGAAAAAACTTGATGAAAAAAAATCAGAAAATGATTATAAGGTAAATTTAAAAAATGAAATTATAATAGAAGATTTACATTATAAATTAGATGATTTGATTGAAAAGCAGAATGAAATGGCAAAACGAGTTCTAGAATTAGAAACAAAGAAAAAAGGCTCGACAGTAAAGGAAAAGAGGAAATACAAGTTTATTGATATTTCAGAAAATGACAGAAAAGGAACATAA
- a CDS encoding OmpA family protein, translated as MGRTTKSKSTRSIIVAIGLLVAAVPLSARKLTTTQMRENTIRINALEIEEPGDNTVPAKKITCEDIMGPIQPIVFDEGALNFDFDKSYVKPYYNGLLGILKEFLNEKDYNVGITGHTDSKGSDAYNMALGMRRAKAVKDRLIELGLSSSRIRGIDSKGESEPIATNETDEGRAQNRRIEFDVRNRDGEKFDRAVTRICKDEDGNVVSPDPASGAEIQFDDQSEDQ; from the coding sequence ATGGGTAGAACAACAAAATCAAAATCAACAAGATCAATAATCGTCGCAATCGGATTGTTAGTTGCTGCTGTACCATTATCAGCTAGAAAATTAACAACTACTCAAATGAGAGAAAATACAATCAGAATTAATGCGCTTGAAATTGAAGAACCAGGAGATAATACAGTACCAGCTAAAAAGATAACATGTGAAGATATAATGGGACCAATACAACCAATAGTATTTGATGAAGGTGCATTAAACTTTGACTTTGATAAATCATATGTAAAACCTTATTATAATGGATTATTAGGAATCTTGAAAGAATTCTTGAATGAAAAAGATTACAACGTTGGTATAACAGGACATACAGATTCTAAAGGTTCTGATGCATATAATATGGCTTTAGGAATGAGAAGAGCGAAAGCTGTTAAAGATAGATTAATAGAATTAGGATTAAGTTCTTCAAGAATTCGTGGTATAGATTCTAAAGGTGAATCTGAACCAATTGCAACAAATGAAACTGATGAAGGTAGAGCTCAAAATAGAAGAATTGAATTCGACGTTAGAAATCGTGATGGTGAAAAATTTGATAGAGCGGTTACTAGAATATGTAAGGATGAAGATGGAAATGTAGTTTCTCCTGATCCAGCATCTGGAGCTGAAATTCAATTTGACGATCAATCAGAAGATCAGTAG
- a CDS encoding FAD-I family protein, which translates to MKKILGLAAVMVLAMNQISFSAQRNTDADVKRLIKLGKQKQSRPSKAETVTTDSDDDVEVTVTPVSGSTSRMSEKTRRKMDDAKAKAEAKAERERLASQRKTEARQLRAQRKNMSDSQMMDVEIQRIKRRVEQINSNIEKYNQTNEMLEQMEEKLDAIQNKFKTN; encoded by the coding sequence ATGAAAAAAATATTAGGATTAGCAGCTGTTATGGTATTAGCGATGAACCAAATATCATTTTCGGCTCAAAGAAATACTGATGCTGATGTAAAAAGATTAATCAAATTAGGTAAACAAAAACAGTCACGTCCATCAAAAGCGGAAACTGTTACAACTGATTCTGATGATGATGTTGAAGTTACAGTAACTCCAGTTAGTGGATCAACATCTAGAATGAGCGAAAAAACACGTAGAAAAATGGACGATGCCAAAGCAAAAGCTGAAGCAAAAGCTGAAAGAGAAAGATTAGCATCTCAAAGAAAAACAGAAGCAAGACAATTGAGAGCACAAAGAAAAAATATGTCTGACAGTCAAATGATGGATGTAGAAATTCAAAGAATTAAAAGAAGAGTTGAACAAATCAACAGTAACATTGAAAAATACAATCAAACAAATGAAATGTTAGAACAAATGGAAGAAAAATTAGATGCTATTCAAAATAAATTCAAAACAAATTAG
- a CDS encoding adhesion protein FadA: MKKTIFFLVGIMMVSSIGFSAEANSLEGSLDSIENQFNELVKKEEAQKEAYRKQKEQLEAEIEDLKAKNEGRDKLIEKLKVDSEVRWHRDKYKNILHNVNTFYKKINKSIAEKEQKVAELDALLSVMN; the protein is encoded by the coding sequence ATGAAAAAGACAATATTCTTTTTAGTTGGAATAATGATGGTTTCATCAATAGGTTTCTCTGCTGAAGCAAACAGTTTAGAAGGTAGTCTAGATTCAATTGAAAACCAATTTAATGAATTGGTCAAAAAAGAAGAAGCACAAAAAGAAGCTTACAGAAAACAAAAAGAACAATTGGAAGCTGAAATAGAAGACCTGAAAGCTAAAAACGAAGGTAGAGACAAATTAATCGAAAAATTAAAAGTGGATTCAGAAGTAAGATGGCATAGAGATAAATATAAAAATATCTTACACAATGTCAATACTTTCTACAAAAAAATAAACAAAAGTATAGCTGAAAAAGAACAAAAAGTAGCAGAATTAGATGCATTATTATCAGTAATGAATTAA
- a CDS encoding PTS sugar transporter subunit IIA, whose translation MKILEYLTPERVKLHLNGKTKKEIIKEVAQLFVKNGVIDSEDLEEFVREINEREKLTPTGMQDGIAIPHARTPLVKKLSLALGISDEGVDFESMDDEPSRLIFMIAAPEETKREHLDLLAEISKLSYEEEVIEKIEKAETVEEIFENLKL comes from the coding sequence ATGAAAATATTAGAATATTTGACACCAGAAAGAGTAAAATTACACCTTAATGGAAAAACTAAAAAAGAAATTATTAAGGAAGTGGCACAATTATTTGTGAAAAATGGAGTAATTGATTCAGAGGATTTAGAAGAATTTGTAAGGGAAATAAATGAAAGAGAGAAATTGACACCTACTGGAATGCAAGATGGAATTGCAATTCCTCATGCAAGAACACCGCTTGTAAAAAAACTTTCCCTTGCATTAGGTATTTCTGATGAAGGAGTAGATTTTGAAAGCATGGATGATGAGCCTTCAAGATTAATCTTTATGATTGCAGCTCCAGAAGAAACAAAAAGAGAACATTTGGATTTACTGGCTGAAATTTCAAAATTATCTTACGAAGAAGAAGTAATTGAAAAAATTGAAAAAGCTGAAACAGTGGAAGAAATTTTTGAAAATTTAAAATTATAA